ACTCTCCCGAGAAAGTTTGTCAGCAAGCAGGTTTTCAAGCTGGCCAAGAAAATTAGAAGGGAAAGCGTTATTGCGGTAACGGGAGAGGTTAGAAGGGAAGAGAAGGCTCCGGGTGGTGTGGAGATTATTCCAGAATCAATTGAGGTTCTGAACGAAGCTGATGCTCCCCTTCCCCTTGAGGTCACAGAGAAAGTTCCAGCAGAGCTCGACACTCGCCTTGACCACCGCTTCATGGATTTGAGGAGGCCGAGAGTTCAGGCCATCTTCAGAATAAGGCATCAGGTGATGCAGAGCGTGAGAGAATTTCTGTCAGAGGAGGGTTTCATTGAAGTGCACACACCAAAGATTGTTTCAACCGCAACTGAGGGAGGAACGGAGCTTTTCCCAATAAGCTACTTTGAGAAGGAGGCTTTCCTCAACCAGAGCCCCCAGCTATACAAGCAGGTTCTGATGGCTGCTGGCTTCGAGAAGGTCTTTGAAATTGGCCCGATTTTCAGGGCCGAGGAGCACAACACCACACGCCACCTCAATGAAGCAATCTCCATCGACATTGAGATGAGCTTCACCGACCACAACGGAGTCATGGACGTCCTTGAAAGGCTCGTTCAGAGGGTTTACGAGGATGTGGCTGAGAAGTGCGAGCGCTACCTTGGCTGGCTCGAAGTTTCGCTGGAAATACCTGAGCTGCCCTTCCCCAGAATAACCTACGACGAGGCGAGGGAGATTGCAGCGAGAAAGGGAGAGGAGATTCCGTGGGGAGAGGACCTGAGCACCAACGCCCTCAAGCTTGTTGGAGAGGAGATGGGAGGCCTTTACTTCATCACCGACTGGCCTACTGAATCAAAGCCCTTCTACGCGATGCCCTATGAAGACAGGCCTGAAATCAGCAAGAGCTTCGACTTAATGCACGGCTGGCTTGAGCTTTCGAGCGGAGCCCAGAGAATTCACCTCTACGACATGCTGGTTGAGAGCATAAAAGCGAAGGGAATGGAGCCCGAGAGCTTCGGCTTTTATCTTGAAGCTTTCCGCTACGGCATGCCGCCCCATGCAGGCTGGGGACTTGGAGCTGAGAGGCTCATCATGTCCATGCTCGGCCTGAAAAATGTGAGAGAAGCGGTGCTTTTCCCGAGGGACAGGCACAGGCTCGTTCCTTAGCTCTGCTTTACAATTTCTCCCTCTTTTATCACCGCTTTAAGGGCATCCATCGGCTTTACTCCCAGACCAACGAGAAGCTTGATCTCAAGGCTGTTCAGGCCGTAAAGCTGCACCTCCTTTGCCCCTATGAAGAAGTCCGTTCCCGTTGCAAGCCTCACTCTCTCCCTGTAAGCCCTTTTTATGGACTCGGCATGTATCTCGTGCACTTCTTTCAGCTTCTCAAGCATCCATTCGGGCAGGTTGTTTGAGGGCCCGAATTTCAGTGCGACGTCAACGATGGAGAGTGTGGGAATGAGAGTAACGTCCTTTTCAACTGACAGATTTATTGCATCCTGATTCAAATCCATTCCGTGGGCGAGGGTTTTTACCCCCTCCTCAACGGCGTTGATGTATCCCTCAGATGACTCGGCATGGGCGTGGACAAGCCTGCCTGCCCTCCTCGCCTCCTCAACAACAGCAGCAATCTCCCCCCTCGTCATCTGGGGGAATTCGGGCTTGTCCTTCTGCGACGCAACACCTCCGGTGACAAAAATCTTGATGAAGTCCACTCCTTCCCTCAGAACGTAGCGAGCACCTTTCCTGAACTCATCCTCCCCATCGCAGAGGAGAGACTGGAAAGGGACCTTTATCTTCGAAGTTCTTGCGTCTGCAAGCTCAGGGGGGAGGAAGTGGATGTCCCCATGCCCGAAGGTCTGCGAGAGGGGATATCCAGACGCCACTATTCTCGGCCCCCCTCACAACACCCTCCTTAACCGCTTCTCTGAGATGCAGAGCCACAACACTCCCTGCATAACTATGGTAGTATATCCAGCATCAAGCATCGCCTCCAAATCCTTTATTGCCCTAGCAACGAAAACGCCGAAGGTGTAAGCAGGCTCTCCCTCACGTAGTCCCCACTCCTGAAGCCCGTGACGTGCAGGTGGGCATCTATCAGCTCGTCCCCATGTCAGAGCCGGGGATGTAAAGGGCCTTTTTAAGAAACTGAGCAATGTATCTGGCGTACTGGTAAGTATCTCCCTCCTATGCTCCGAATTTGGGTCTGCACAGATTCCTCCCTTCGCCCCGCCAACGGGAATTCCAAAGATTGCAGCCTTGAGACTCATAGCCCTCACAAGCCATGCAACCTCCTCAACCGTAACGTCGGGCAGCATCCTTATTCCACCGGCACATGCACCAAATTTCAGAGTGTCAAGGACCTTGTCCCGTATTTCGGGTCGTAGAACCGCATCACCACTTCCGGCCCGATCTCATCATAGACAACGGCCATAGAATTGTTCTTTCTTAAACATTAAAAATTTTCCTCCGTGGAATTGAAAAATTTCCTCAAAACCTCCCTGATTTTATTTTTCGAAACATGTATCGAATTTTATGCCTGCTGTAATAGATGCGGCAAGATGTGACGGATGCGGGCTTTGCATTCCAGAGTGCAAGGGAAATGCCATCCACCTCAATGGCAGCAAGGCTTACGTTGATGAGGATGCCTGCATGGAGTGTGGCGCTTGCGTGAGGGCCTGCCCCAACAACGCCATCAGCGTTGAGTGGTAAATGTTTGTGTCCAAGGGCTAAAATCAAGATTATTACCCTTTTTAATTATTTGTAGCCAATCAGCCAATCTGGCTTTTCGGGTAAGGAAATTTCTGTGCCGCTTAGTGTGTAGTATTCTTTTAAGACTTCAAGAAATTCCTCCCAAAGAACATCCAGAGCCTCTTTCCACTGTTCAAAATCTTCCTTGGCATAAAAAGTCCAATTTGCAGATCCAGCGATTTTATCGGCCTTGAATTTGAAATGCATTGGCAAAACTCTTAACAGGTTATTACCTGCCAAGTAGCGTCTGCATGTTATTATCGTCTCGATTTCATCTTCAGTCTGGGCTGTATACACATAGCTTGAGAAAGCCTTTATTAGCGGTATGTAGAACTTTTCTAGTCTATCTTCGATTGCTTTCAATCTCTGTTGTCTTGCCATCAGCTGAACCTGTCTGTTACTAACTAAAATAGTCACGAGTGCTGCTGATGCCATTATGGCTGTTGCTAAAGCAACAACTGAATTTGAGAGGATTATGTCCTTCATAATAACAGATTCAGCAACAAGAAATGCAAAAAGAATCAAAATGACCAATATAGGTAACCAGAGTCCTATAACACTTTCACTCTTTTTTATGAATTTCACATTTTTCACCTCCTTCTTTATTTGTTCCGACTCCTCAACATTTTAACGTTTGATGCGCCAACAAAATTCTGTATCTTAGGGGCGGGTGAGTTTGAGGAATAGGCTGGTTAAGGATATTCCGAGGGAAGAGGTAGTAAATACTCTGTTTCAACAAAATTTTCAGGATTTCAAATGGTGTCACATCTCCCGAATTGAAGTTTTTCAGGTCTATTTTGCCGACAAATTCTGCATAATCCCCAAGAACATTGTAAAAATACGTCTTGAAAAGAGCTTTGGAGAAGTTTTCGTACCCAGACTTTTTAACTGCAAATAAATCGGCTTCATGCTCGTTTATCCAGCTGAAAACCATGAAAAATGTTGCGTAAATGATAAGTAGCGCTCCTAGGGTTATAAAAAGACTTACTTTAAGATTTGGTTGAAATTTGCCCATTTCCAAGAGAAAAAGTGTAGTTAATACAACAGCAGCTATCAAAACCCAAAACATCATGGCAGTAGATCTAGTTATCATCCACCACTTGTTTTTAGAATGCCCTGATTCATGGTAAATAACAGCTTTAAGCTCCTCACCGGAAAGAACGTCTTTAAGACTTTTCGTGACAAAAATTTTTCTTTTAAGCGGTGTATAAAATGCGTTGTATACTTTCTTGCCCTTTTCGTAACCAATAATAACAGGAATACCATCAATTTCGCCGTATTTCTCTTCATTTTCAAATTTCAATTCAAACACCACCTTAAAAATCGGCAAGAGTATTATAAAGACCGCTAATTCTACCAATAAGATAAATAATAGGTTGGAAAGTAAATTCCAGAATGACCAGAAGAAAAGAAGGATATAAACCGCAAATGAAGCAACACTGAAAATTCCCGAAATCTTCCACCACCTCTCCCGCCTTAAGTATGAGCAATATAATAAAGATAAAGATATGACCACAAGAATCGCTACGAACAAAATTAGGCTGCTTGTTGCCCATGACTCGAGCATGTAATTTATATGTTTTCAAAAATAAATATGTTTCGTTTAACCTCCTTGATTCACCAAACTCAAATCCAAAATTATTAAAAATTTCCCTCCCCTTCAATTTTATGGATGAGTTTGAGGGGCTTTTGAAAGCTGTTGGCTCTGCACCCTGGTACAAGCTAATCGGAATGGTTCCGAAGTTACAGGGAGACAGGGTTGTTGTAGAGATGGAGATTGATAGAAGCAAACATCTTCAGGCCCTCGGCACCACTCACGGTGGGGCAATTGCCAGTGTTCTCGATTCTGCCATTGGCCTGAACGTCAACAGAGAGGTGGTGAAGATGGGGAAAACTGCAGTGACAGCACAGCTCAACATTCACTACATCAGGCCCGTTACGGAGGGAAAGATTGTGGGAGTGGGAATGCCGATGCATATCGGCTCAAAGGTTACGGTTGGTTACGGAGAGGTGAGGAACGAGGAAGGAGAGCTTGTTGCTGCTGGCACTGCAACCTTCTACATAATCGACAGAAGGTTCAGGGACTGAGCAACTCTCCCTTTACCTTTTGCAGATACTGGATAATTCCCTCCACGGCCTCAGCAAGAACCTTTGAGTTGTCGTAATTTTCAACGACTTCTTTCAGCCTTTCCCTTTCCCACTTCCTCATTTCTTCGGCCATCTCTACCATTTTTGGAAAGGCCCTGATTATGTTGTCAACGATGGTTATGTCAGCCATTCTTGCTGTCCTCGACAGGGGGTTGAGGTCAATGGCTATAACCTTCTTTCCGTGCCTCTTCAGAATCTCGCACCTGTCACCATCCTCCAAGGGCACAAGCACGACGTCAGCGATGAGAATCCCCCTGCTGTCAACTATCCTTCTCGCCGACTCAAGGCCCTCAAGCACCGCATCTCCTGCAGCGAGAACCTCAATTCCGTGCTTTTCAAGGTAGCGTTTAATCTTCTCCACTCTCTCGGGGCTGTGGTGGAAAACGTTAATCTCCACCTTTGCATTTACGAGCTCTGCAAGCTTCCTCGTCTCTTCTGGAACGAGCACCGCTGTATTCCCATTAACGGAGATTACGGGATGCTTTGCCAGAAGCATTAAAGCGACTGCAGCTCTCTCTGCCTTCAGGGCGAAATCTCTCGTCTCCTCGCCGAGAATGTAGTCGAAAGCCTCCCCCCTTCCGTGGGCTATCAATCCCTGGCATCGCAGTAACTCCCAGCTCAACTCCCTCGACAAGCTTCTCCCTTGTTACCAGCGACGCGTATCTCGGATGGCTTTTCGGTATCTCCTTCATTGCTCCACCTCAAGGAAATCTGCCAGCTCTTTCAGGGACTCAAAAACGTAGTCTGCGTGCTGGATAAAAGACTTTGCCATCCCCCTGTTTCTATCTGTCAGTATCAGGGCGGTTTTTGCTCCCGCCGCCTTTCCCGATAGCAAGTCGAAAAGAAAGTCTCCAACCATCAAAGCCTTTGAGGGGCTGACGTCAAACATCCTCAAGGCGAGGTTCAAGGGCTCAGGAGAGGGTTTTGGCTCGGCATCTTCCCTTCCGATGATAAAATCGAACTCGAAGCCGAGCCTCTCGGCAACTATTTCCGCACTTCTTCTGCTGTTCCTTGTAATGACTCCTTTTATGGCATCAAGGCCGTTAACGAGCTCAACGGCGTAGTAGGCTGGCCTTGCCTCCATCGCACACCTAAGCTCATAGCTCTCAAGAACTCTGAGCATTTCCTGCCTTCTCTGAAGGTCCTTCTCATCCATTATGGACTCAAGGATGAACCTCCCCTCAATTCCAAGCTCTCTCCTTATCTCATCAAAGGGGATGTTGAGCTCGATAAGAGTTCCGTCAAGGTCGAAGGCAATTAGCTCAAATCTTGAGGACTCTCCTGAGCTTTCTGGCTTCCTCTGCTGGATTACCTGATGCATAAATTCCCCTCCCCACTATAATTCCATCAGCATACTTCACAGCTTCGATGCTGCCTTTCTGTGCCCCAATTCCCGGGCAGAGTATCTCCATATCCCCCGCAGCTTTTCTTATCTCCCTCAGCCTCTCAATTCTTGTTGACGGAGCGATGAGGCCGTGACAGCCTGCTTCTTTGGCCTTCTCAACGATTTTCAGAGAAACTGCACTCATGAACTCCTCCCCTCCGGGGCTGCTGAGCTCCGTTACGGCATAAACCTTTCCCCCAAACTCCTCAGCCACTCTGCAAACCTCTCTAAGAGTGTCACTGCCAACAAAGCCGTGGACAATTACCGACTCGGCTGAGTTCTCGAAGGCAATTCTCGCGATGAGGGAGCTTGTGTAGGGGACGTCAGCAATCTTGAAATCCGCAATTACGGGTTTGATTTCGGAAAGTCGCTTCATTATCCCCACGCCAGCAGAAAGAACGAGAGGATAGTTGACCTTTATTCTGTCAACGTGTTCAGCAACTTTTTTGGCGATTTCCATCGCTTTTTCACCATCCATCACATCAAGAGCCAGTATGAGCTGTTTCATCAGAGTTTGTTGGACGGGAGTAAAAATTACTTTTTCCCCGGCATTGATTTTCAAAGCCTTCCGGAGCAACAGCTTTATACCGTTCTGCACGACCATGCATAATGGTCAGGGAAAAGGGGTTCTGGAAGAGGGAAAGGGTTGATGAAGCCCTCTACAGGTTGCTAAAAAAAATTAAAGCTCTTGAAACTGAAGATGTTAGCGTTTATAACCTCCAAGGCCGTGTTCTGGCAGAGGATATTGTAGCGGGCTTCGATGTGCCGAAATTCAACAGGGCGGCGATGGATGGATACGCCGTCAAAGCCGAGGACACCTTCGGTGCATCCGTAAGCAACCCCATCATGCTCCAGCTTGCGGGAAGCGTTGAGATTGGAGAGGTGCCGAAGGTCGTGGTGGAGTCGGGAATGGCTGTCAGAATAATGACCGGGGCAATGATGCCCGAAGGCACCAACGCTGTTGTAATGCTCGAACACACAAGGTTAAACGGCAACTTTGTTGAGGTTTTGAAGTCCGTAACGCCTATGAAAAACGTTTCGAGGGTGGGAGAGGACATAGCGGCGGGAGAGGTTGTGTTCAGGAAAGGGGAAATTCTGCAGCCTCAGGATGCCGGAGTGATTGCCTCACTGGGAATTGAAAGCGTCAGAGTTTACCGCAAACCGAGGGTGGCGGTTATCACCACCGGAAACGAGCTTGCGGAGGTTGGTGAGCCGCTTGAAGGGGCCAAAATCTACAACTCCAACAACCCGATGATTTGCAATGCCCTTCTTGAGTTCGGTTTCGAGGCGATTTCCCTTGGAATTGCGAGGGATGATGAGGAGGAGCTGCGAAATAAGCTGCAGAAAGCTCTGGAATTTGATGCTGCTGTGATTACGGGTGGCACTTCTGTAGGAGCGAAGGACCTCGTTCCTGATGTTGTTGGCGAGTTTGGTGAGATTGTTTTCCATGGCGTTTCCATGAAACCCGGTATGCCCACTGGAGCTGCGGTTGTTGAGGGAAAGCCTGTTTTCATGCTTCCGGGCTCTCCTGCTGCTGCCCTGCTCGGCTTTTACACTTTCGCCATTCCTGCGCTTTACAGAATGATGAACGTCAGGATTATTGCGAGAAAGTGGAGCAGGCAGAAGGGTGTGCTGCAGGGCAGGATACCGTCGGAGATAGGAGTGAGGAGTAACGTAAGGGTTCTGTGGGAGGATGGGAAGGTTTATCCGATAAGAATTTCAGGGTCGGGGATTCTCAGCTCCTTTGTCAGGGCAAATGCCCTCTTGGTTGTTCCCGAGGATAAGGAGGGATACGAGGAGGGCGAGGAGGTGGAGGTTACCCTTCTGAGAGATGTAACAGAGGTGTTTGAATGAGGAAGGTTTTTCGTGATGTTGTGACAGTTGATGAAGCAAGGGGGCTTCTTTTCAATCACTTCAGCCCTCGCAGAAAGACTGAGGTCGTTCCGCTCCACCTCGCAGCAGGAAGGGTTCTGGCAAAGGACGTTTACGCTTTAACGGATGTCCCCCCCTTCGATAGAGCGACGATGGACGGATATGCGGTAAGGGCTGAGGACACCTTTGAGGCCGAGGAGGATAGTCCAGTCACACTCAAAGTTGTTGGAACGGTGGAGGCGGGAAAGAGGCCTGAGTTGGAGGTTGAAAGCGGTAAGGCTGTGGAGATCGCAACGGGAGCTATGATGCCAAAGGGGGCCAATGCAGTTGTTATGGTGGAGTTCACGAGGAGAAGGGAGGACGAGATTGACATCTTCAAGCCTGTCTCTCCCGGAGAGAATGTAATGTACGCAGGAAGCGACGTGATGGCTGGTGAGCTTATAGCCAGAGAGGGGACAGAACTGACGCACAGGGAGATTGGCGTGATGGCTGCATGCGGAATAAGCGAGGTTGAGGTTTATTGCAGACCGAAGGTGGCGATAATCTCCACAGGCAATGAGCTTGTGAAGCCGGGAGAGAGGCTGGGAGAGGGAAAGATCTACGACGTGAACTCCTACAGCATTGCCGCTGCTGTGGAGGAGAACGGTGGTGAAGCAATTTTGATGGGCATTGCAAGGGATAACGAGGAGGAGATGCGCAGCATTATAGCTAAAGCTTTAAGAGAAGCGGACATTGTCATAACGAGCGGGAGCACCTCCGCCGGAGCTGGAGACGTGATGTACCGCATTCTCGATGACTTTCATCCGGGAGTAATCGTTCACGGCATAGCCATAAAGCCCGGAAAGCCTGCTGTGATAGCGGTGAGTGATTCAAAGCCCATTTTTGGACTGCCGGGTTATCCAACATCTGCAATGACGGTTTTTGAGGTGATCGTGGCTCCAATAATAAGGGAGCTTGCAGGAAGAAGGGAATCTTCGGGGGCAAAGGTGAGGGCAAGGCTCGCTATAAAGGTCTTCTCAGCTGAAGGAAGGAGAGAATATCTGCCGGTGAACGTTGTGGAGGGAGCTGAGGGATATTCTGCCTATCCGGTAAGCGGTTCTTACAGCGGGGCTGTCACAGCCTTTGCCTTCACCGACGGCTTTGTGGAGATTCCTGAAAATGTTGTGATGCTCGAAGAGGGCGATGAGGTTGAGGTGAAGCTCTTCAGCCATCTAAAGCCTGCAGATTTGATGATAATCGGGAGTCATTGCATTGGCGTTGACATCCTGCTCTCCCTTATGCGGAAGAAAAAGCCCTACACAAGCAAGGTGGTAAACGTCGGCTCAACAGGAGGAATTCTTGCAGTAAAGAGGGGTGAGGCGGACATTGCGGGAACGCATCTGCTTGATGAGAGCGGAGTTTACAACGAACCAATTGTAAGGAGATATGGTGTAAGGGA
The nucleotide sequence above comes from Archaeoglobus fulgidus DSM 4304. Encoded proteins:
- a CDS encoding PaaI family thioesterase, encoding MDEFEGLLKAVGSAPWYKLIGMVPKLQGDRVVVEMEIDRSKHLQALGTTHGGAIASVLDSAIGLNVNREVVKMGKTAVTAQLNIHYIRPVTEGKIVGVGMPMHIGSKVTVGYGEVRNEEGELVAAGTATFYIIDRRFRD
- a CDS encoding HAD family hydrolase — protein: MHQVIQQRKPESSGESSRFELIAFDLDGTLIELNIPFDEIRRELGIEGRFILESIMDEKDLQRRQEMLRVLESYELRCAMEARPAYYAVELVNGLDAIKGVITRNSRRSAEIVAERLGFEFDFIIGREDAEPKPSPEPLNLALRMFDVSPSKALMVGDFLFDLLSGKAAGAKTALILTDRNRGMAKSFIQHADYVFESLKELADFLEVEQ
- the pyrF gene encoding orotidine-5'-phosphate decarboxylase yields the protein MKQLILALDVMDGEKAMEIAKKVAEHVDRIKVNYPLVLSAGVGIMKRLSEIKPVIADFKIADVPYTSSLIARIAFENSAESVIVHGFVGSDTLREVCRVAEEFGGKVYAVTELSSPGGEEFMSAVSLKIVEKAKEAGCHGLIAPSTRIERLREIRKAAGDMEILCPGIGAQKGSIEAVKYADGIIVGRGIYASGNPAEEARKLRRVLKI
- a CDS encoding molybdopterin biosynthesis protein encodes the protein MRKVFRDVVTVDEARGLLFNHFSPRRKTEVVPLHLAAGRVLAKDVYALTDVPPFDRATMDGYAVRAEDTFEAEEDSPVTLKVVGTVEAGKRPELEVESGKAVEIATGAMMPKGANAVVMVEFTRRREDEIDIFKPVSPGENVMYAGSDVMAGELIAREGTELTHREIGVMAACGISEVEVYCRPKVAIISTGNELVKPGERLGEGKIYDVNSYSIAAAVEENGGEAILMGIARDNEEEMRSIIAKALREADIVITSGSTSAGAGDVMYRILDDFHPGVIVHGIAIKPGKPAVIAVSDSKPIFGLPGYPTSAMTVFEVIVAPIIRELAGRRESSGAKVRARLAIKVFSAEGRREYLPVNVVEGAEGYSAYPVSGSYSGAVTAFAFTDGFVEIPENVVMLEEGDEVEVKLFSHLKPADLMIIGSHCIGVDILLSLMRKKKPYTSKVVNVGSTGGILAVKRGEADIAGTHLLDESGVYNEPIVRRYGVRDAVLVKGYLREQGLIVAKGNPKSITGFEDLLREDVTFINRNRGSGTRILTDMYLREVAERKGLSFNELTASIKGYSIEAKTHTSVAVAVASGKADVGVGIRSVASQYGLDFIPLRSEEYDFLIRKDRLEKKAVRDFLECLTSEEFAKELERVVGLRVYERTREVIEID
- a CDS encoding amidohydrolase family protein, with the protein product MASGYPLSQTFGHGDIHFLPPELADARTSKIKVPFQSLLCDGEDEFRKGARYVLREGVDFIKIFVTGGVASQKDKPEFPQMTRGEIAAVVEEARRAGRLVHAHAESSEGYINAVEEGVKTLAHGMDLNQDAINLSVEKDVTLIPTLSIVDVALKFGPSNNLPEWMLEKLKEVHEIHAESIKRAYRERVRLATGTDFFIGAKEVQLYGLNSLEIKLLVGLGVKPMDALKAVIKEGEIVKQS
- the glp gene encoding molybdopterin molybdotransferase MoeA; this encodes MVREKGFWKRERVDEALYRLLKKIKALETEDVSVYNLQGRVLAEDIVAGFDVPKFNRAAMDGYAVKAEDTFGASVSNPIMLQLAGSVEIGEVPKVVVESGMAVRIMTGAMMPEGTNAVVMLEHTRLNGNFVEVLKSVTPMKNVSRVGEDIAAGEVVFRKGEILQPQDAGVIASLGIESVRVYRKPRVAVITTGNELAEVGEPLEGAKIYNSNNPMICNALLEFGFEAISLGIARDDEEELRNKLQKALEFDAAVITGGTSVGAKDLVPDVVGEFGEIVFHGVSMKPGMPTGAAVVEGKPVFMLPGSPAAALLGFYTFAIPALYRMMNVRIIARKWSRQKGVLQGRIPSEIGVRSNVRVLWEDGKVYPIRISGSGILSSFVRANALLVVPEDKEGYEEGEEVEVTLLRDVTEVFE
- a CDS encoding Glu/Leu/Phe/Val dehydrogenase dimerization domain-containing protein yields the protein MRDKVLDTLKFGACAGGIRMLPDVTVEEVAWLVRAMSLKAAIFGIPVGGAKGGICADPNSEHRREILTSTPDTLLSFLKRPFTSPALTWGRADRCPPARHGLQEWGLREGEPAYTFGVFVARAIKDLEAMLDAGYTTIVMQGVLWLCISEKRLRRVL
- the aspS gene encoding aspartate--tRNA(Asn) ligase yields the protein MRVYTADVKPEMEGQKVTLYGWVHEVRDLGGLVFILLRDREGIVQITLPRKFVSKQVFKLAKKIRRESVIAVTGEVRREEKAPGGVEIIPESIEVLNEADAPLPLEVTEKVPAELDTRLDHRFMDLRRPRVQAIFRIRHQVMQSVREFLSEEGFIEVHTPKIVSTATEGGTELFPISYFEKEAFLNQSPQLYKQVLMAAGFEKVFEIGPIFRAEEHNTTRHLNEAISIDIEMSFTDHNGVMDVLERLVQRVYEDVAEKCERYLGWLEVSLEIPELPFPRITYDEAREIAARKGEEIPWGEDLSTNALKLVGEEMGGLYFITDWPTESKPFYAMPYEDRPEISKSFDLMHGWLELSSGAQRIHLYDMLVESIKAKGMEPESFGFYLEAFRYGMPPHAGWGLGAERLIMSMLGLKNVREAVLFPRDRHRLVP
- a CDS encoding M48 family metalloprotease, giving the protein MLESWATSSLILFVAILVVISLSLLYCSYLRRERWWKISGIFSVASFAVYILLFFWSFWNLLSNLLFILLVELAVFIILLPIFKVVFELKFENEEKYGEIDGIPVIIGYEKGKKVYNAFYTPLKRKIFVTKSLKDVLSGEELKAVIYHESGHSKNKWWMITRSTAMMFWVLIAAVVLTTLFLLEMGKFQPNLKVSLFITLGALLIIYATFFMVFSWINEHEADLFAVKKSGYENFSKALFKTYFYNVLGDYAEFVGKIDLKNFNSGDVTPFEILKILLKQSIYYLFPRNILNQPIPQTHPPLRYRILLAHQTLKC
- a CDS encoding indolepyruvate ferredoxin oxidoreductase subunit alpha; translation: MPAVIDAARCDGCGLCIPECKGNAIHLNGSKAYVDEDACMECGACVRACPNNAISVEW